Proteins co-encoded in one Burkholderia ambifaria AMMD genomic window:
- a CDS encoding Csu type fimbrial protein, whose translation MADDEFDTTRRWIRALACVLLAALLGMPWMPARADTCSVTPPAPSFGSVSPITLQAYTTNSTMTVSCTWDALSLNTGVLVCVNLGGTSPRYLTNGTNQMQYDLYQDAGYSQPWGAVSAGTTPISVSLTKPVLGTTASTNVTIYGRIASNQPTVPTVNNASTVYTQSFAGNQAAYSFSFSLLGVQPTPCVSQSTAGTMSFAATATVINNCIISATGVAFPAAGVLTSALSASGSISARCTNGDAFQIALNGGVSGSVVARTMQRTGGGSVSYQLYQDSGHTQPWGDGTGGTSMATGTGSGFAQAITVYGRVPAQATPAPGNYSDTITATISF comes from the coding sequence ATGGCGGATGACGAATTCGACACGACGCGACGCTGGATCCGCGCGCTAGCGTGCGTGCTGCTGGCCGCGCTGCTCGGCATGCCGTGGATGCCGGCTCGAGCGGACACGTGTTCCGTGACGCCGCCGGCGCCGAGCTTCGGCTCGGTCAGTCCGATCACGCTGCAGGCTTATACGACGAACAGCACGATGACGGTCAGTTGCACGTGGGACGCACTGAGTCTGAACACCGGCGTGCTCGTTTGCGTGAACCTCGGCGGCACGAGCCCGCGCTACCTGACTAACGGGACGAACCAGATGCAGTACGACCTGTATCAGGACGCCGGCTATTCGCAACCGTGGGGCGCCGTCAGTGCCGGCACGACGCCGATCTCCGTGTCGTTGACGAAACCTGTGCTCGGCACGACCGCGAGTACCAACGTGACCATCTATGGCCGCATCGCGTCGAACCAGCCGACCGTGCCGACCGTGAACAATGCCAGCACCGTCTATACGCAAAGTTTCGCCGGCAACCAGGCCGCCTACAGCTTCAGTTTTTCGCTGCTCGGCGTGCAGCCCACGCCGTGCGTGTCGCAGTCGACGGCCGGCACGATGAGCTTTGCCGCTACCGCCACCGTCATCAACAACTGCATCATCAGCGCGACCGGCGTCGCGTTTCCGGCGGCGGGCGTGCTGACGTCGGCGCTGAGCGCGAGCGGCTCGATCAGTGCGCGCTGCACGAACGGCGATGCGTTCCAGATCGCGTTGAACGGCGGGGTCAGCGGCAGTGTCGTCGCACGCACGATGCAGCGCACGGGCGGCGGCTCGGTCAGCTATCAGCTCTATCAGGACAGCGGCCACACGCAGCCGTGGGGCGACGGCACCGGCGGCACGTCGATGGCGACGGGCACCGGCAGCGGGTTCGCGCAGGCGATCACCGTGTATGGCCGCGTCCCCGCGCAGGCGACGCCGGCGCCCGGCAACTACAGCGACACCATCACCGCGACGATCAGCTTCTGA
- a CDS encoding Csu type fimbrial protein, translated as MNDSRRRVLSAMLAASVAFAPALQPVAIAAVYSNGTATAQFTVTLTIQANCTIAANPLAFGTAGVLASAVNQQTTVSVTCTNSTPYNVGLDGGTVSGSTVASRLMGGTTTGNTSTTVGYQLYQDSGHTTIWGNTQGTDTVGGTGTGSAQVLNVYGQVPAQATPTPDTYQASVTATVYF; from the coding sequence ATGAACGATTCCCGACGTCGTGTTCTTTCGGCCATGCTCGCGGCCAGCGTCGCATTCGCGCCCGCGCTGCAGCCCGTCGCCATTGCGGCAGTCTATTCGAACGGCACCGCTACCGCGCAATTCACCGTCACGCTCACGATCCAGGCCAACTGCACGATCGCCGCGAACCCGCTCGCGTTCGGCACGGCCGGCGTGCTGGCGTCGGCAGTCAACCAGCAGACCACGGTCTCCGTCACCTGCACGAACTCGACGCCGTACAACGTCGGACTCGACGGCGGCACGGTAAGCGGCTCGACGGTCGCCAGCCGGCTGATGGGTGGCACGACGACCGGCAATACCAGCACGACGGTCGGCTATCAGCTCTACCAGGACTCGGGCCACACGACGATCTGGGGCAACACGCAGGGCACCGACACGGTCGGCGGCACCGGCACCGGTTCCGCGCAAGTGCTGAACGTGTACGGTCAGGTGCCCGCGCAAGCGACGCCGACGCCCGACACCTACCAGGCCTCCGTCACCGCCAC